From Caldicellulosiruptor hydrothermalis 108, a single genomic window includes:
- the rho gene encoding transcription termination factor Rho, whose amino-acid sequence MPGSLDEFLKGKSIIELREIAKSLGIQKYSLLKKGELMEAIKNFLGSSEEDATVLEGIGKKEKGRRGRKKKSETAEVQQTFELKSEEQESKLEETEEKEEAKPSEMENKEEDNIKEQSLSEHIQKEEEKTEMPTDVSLNEEKKEESKVIELKPKKEEKREDKMQIEIPPELKELEGKVEIGGIGEGVLEIIYEPGGGGGYGFLRDDSFVPGPNDIYVSPSQIRKFNLKTGDKIRGPIRLPKENEKFAGLLYVQSVNDMKPEEVAKRTPFEDLTPIFPNKRIILENKNEPKDLAVRLIDLIAPIGRGQRGLIVAPPKAGKTTLLKKIANSILTNYDDLHLIVLLIDERPEEVTDMQDSIKAEIHYSTFDETPEHHIKVAEMVLERAMRLVECKRDVVILLDSLTRLARAYNLVEPPSGRTLSGGLDPNALHKPKKFFGAARNLKEGGSLTILATALIETGSRMDDVIFEEFKGTGNMELHLDRKLSEKRIFPAIDINKSGTRREELLLSEEEKAAVDAIRRALSNFGTAETTERIISMLSQTKSNEEFIRKILQNLR is encoded by the coding sequence GTGCCTGGGTCACTTGATGAGTTTTTAAAGGGAAAGTCTATTATTGAACTTAGAGAAATAGCAAAAAGTCTGGGTATTCAAAAATATTCTCTGCTCAAAAAAGGTGAATTGATGGAAGCTATTAAAAATTTTCTGGGAAGTTCGGAAGAAGATGCGACAGTTCTTGAGGGCATAGGTAAAAAAGAAAAAGGTAGAAGAGGAAGAAAGAAGAAATCAGAAACTGCAGAAGTTCAGCAGACTTTTGAATTAAAGAGCGAGGAGCAAGAATCAAAGCTTGAAGAGACTGAAGAGAAGGAAGAGGCAAAACCAAGTGAAATGGAAAATAAAGAAGAAGATAACATAAAAGAGCAGTCTTTGTCGGAGCACATACAAAAAGAAGAAGAAAAAACTGAAATGCCAACAGATGTTAGTTTGAATGAGGAGAAAAAAGAAGAGAGTAAAGTAATAGAGTTAAAACCTAAAAAAGAAGAAAAAAGAGAGGATAAGATGCAGATAGAAATTCCACCAGAATTGAAAGAACTTGAAGGTAAAGTGGAGATAGGCGGTATAGGAGAAGGAGTTTTGGAGATAATTTATGAGCCTGGTGGCGGTGGCGGTTACGGATTTTTGCGCGATGATTCGTTTGTTCCTGGCCCCAACGACATATATGTTTCGCCATCTCAAATCAGAAAATTCAATCTCAAAACCGGAGATAAAATTAGAGGTCCCATTAGACTTCCAAAAGAAAATGAGAAGTTTGCAGGACTTTTGTATGTTCAGAGCGTCAACGATATGAAACCAGAAGAAGTTGCAAAACGCACTCCTTTTGAAGACCTTACCCCTATTTTCCCAAACAAAAGAATAATTTTGGAAAATAAAAATGAGCCTAAGGATTTAGCGGTAAGACTCATAGACCTTATTGCGCCAATTGGAAGAGGCCAGAGAGGATTAATTGTAGCACCACCAAAAGCAGGTAAAACTACACTATTAAAGAAGATAGCAAATAGTATTCTGACAAACTATGATGATTTGCATTTGATTGTACTGCTCATCGATGAAAGACCTGAAGAGGTCACTGATATGCAAGACTCAATAAAAGCAGAGATACATTACTCAACATTTGATGAAACTCCGGAACACCACATAAAAGTTGCTGAAATGGTTTTAGAAAGGGCTATGAGACTTGTTGAGTGTAAAAGAGATGTTGTCATATTGCTGGATAGTTTGACAAGGCTTGCACGTGCTTATAACTTGGTTGAACCACCTTCTGGCAGAACACTTTCTGGCGGTCTTGACCCGAACGCTCTTCACAAACCTAAAAAGTTTTTTGGTGCTGCAAGAAACCTTAAAGAAGGTGGTAGTCTTACTATCCTTGCAACAGCATTGATTGAAACAGGGTCACGAATGGATGATGTTATATTTGAAGAGTTCAAGGGTACTGGCAACATGGAGTTGCACCTTGACAGAAAACTTTCTGAAAAACGAATATTCCCAGCTATTGATATAAACAAGTCAGGGACGCGAAGAGAAGAACTTTTGCTGTCTGAAGAAGAAAAAGCAGCTGTTGATGCTATCAGAAGAGCACTTTCTAACTTTGGAACAGCAGAAACCACAGAGAGAATTATAAGTATGCTTTCCCAAACAAAGTCAAATGAAGAATTTATAAGAAAAATATTACAAAATTTAAGATAA
- a CDS encoding NAD(P)-dependent malic enzyme: protein MDIKTLALQLHRQHKGKIALKSKVCVNNQYDLSIYYTPGVAEPCREIAKNKSLVYEYTSKSNWVAVVTNGTAVLGLGDIGVDASLPVMEGKAILFKQFGGVDAFPICIASKDVDEIVKTVKLIETSFGGINLEDIGAPACFEIEQKLIESLDIPVFHDDQHGTAVVALAALINSFKIVGKRISDVKIVINGAGAAGIATAKLLLKYGAKNIVVCDKHGTIYEGREEDMNKYKEEIAKITNKEGIKGSLHRAIEGADVFIGLSVANVLDEDDIKKMSNDAIVMAMANPIPEIMPDIAKRAGARIVCTGRSDFNNQVNNVLAFPGIFRGALDVMATRITDEMKIAAAEAIAKVAEEELSEDYVIPKPFDKKVAFEVALAVAKKAMEQKVARMYLNDDELTSRILSMLSI from the coding sequence ATGGATATAAAAACGCTTGCTTTACAGCTTCACAGACAACACAAAGGAAAGATTGCCCTCAAAAGCAAAGTTTGTGTAAATAATCAGTATGACCTTAGCATATATTATACACCCGGTGTTGCAGAACCTTGCAGAGAGATCGCAAAGAATAAATCTCTTGTGTATGAGTATACATCTAAATCCAACTGGGTTGCAGTGGTAACAAATGGTACAGCTGTTTTGGGTTTGGGAGACATTGGTGTGGATGCCTCTTTGCCTGTTATGGAAGGCAAGGCAATTTTGTTTAAACAGTTTGGCGGAGTTGATGCATTCCCCATATGCATAGCTTCAAAGGATGTTGATGAGATTGTAAAGACAGTAAAGCTTATTGAAACATCTTTTGGAGGGATAAACTTAGAGGATATAGGTGCACCAGCATGCTTTGAGATTGAACAAAAGCTAATAGAAAGTCTTGATATTCCTGTGTTTCATGACGACCAGCATGGAACTGCTGTGGTAGCACTGGCTGCTTTGATAAATTCTTTCAAAATTGTAGGGAAAAGAATATCAGATGTAAAAATAGTCATAAACGGTGCTGGTGCTGCCGGAATTGCAACTGCAAAGCTTTTATTAAAGTATGGAGCAAAAAATATTGTTGTTTGTGATAAGCACGGGACCATATATGAAGGAAGAGAAGAAGATATGAATAAGTACAAAGAAGAAATAGCAAAAATTACTAACAAAGAAGGAATAAAAGGTTCGCTACACAGAGCAATTGAAGGTGCTGATGTATTTATTGGTCTTTCTGTTGCAAATGTTCTGGATGAAGATGATATCAAAAAGATGTCAAATGATGCAATTGTGATGGCAATGGCAAATCCGATACCAGAGATTATGCCAGATATTGCAAAAAGGGCAGGAGCAAGGATTGTTTGCACAGGAAGGTCTGATTTTAATAACCAAGTCAATAACGTGCTGGCATTTCCAGGTATTTTTAGAGGAGCGCTTGATGTCATGGCAACAAGGATAACAGATGAGATGAAGATAGCAGCTGCAGAGGCTATAGCTAAGGTTGCAGAGGAAGAACTTTCAGAAGATTATGTAATTCCAAAGCCTTTTGACAAGAAAGTAGCCTTTGAGGTGGCTTTAGCAGTTGCAAAAAAGGCAATGGAACAAAAGGTTGCTCGGATGTATCTGAATGATGATGAGCTTACATCAAGGATTTTGTCTATGTTAAGTATATAA
- a CDS encoding replication-associated recombination protein A, whose translation MDFFQYLGEKRLKKESPLAYKLRPKRLEEIIGQEHILSPGKPLYNLIKNDRLTSIILYGPPGTGKTTIAHVIANATGKTFKTINATIAGVNDIKKIIEEAKIEFSQTGRKTILFIDEIHRFNKLQQDALLPSVEEGIIILIGATTENPFYEVNKALVSRSLVFELFPLKEEDILKIIERAISDKENGLGELNIQIEDDAKKLIAKLSGGDARVALNILEAVVYSSQAQDDGKIYISQESVINLSNRKTALYDATGDMHYDTISAFIKSVRGSDPDAALFYLAKMLDSGEDIKFIARRLIILAAEDIGLADPMALTIAVSAAMACEFVGMPEARIILSEATIYLACAPKSNSAYLAIERALEDAKNVSIKSIPMHLRMATQGEEKLGHGIGYLYPHDYKNHWVSQQYLPDELVGRRYYFPTEMGKEKFIAEFIKKLKEQFDS comes from the coding sequence ATGGACTTTTTCCAATATCTTGGTGAAAAGAGGTTGAAAAAAGAATCACCTCTTGCTTACAAGCTCAGACCCAAACGCCTTGAGGAAATTATAGGACAGGAGCATATTTTAAGCCCGGGCAAACCTCTTTATAACCTGATTAAGAATGATAGACTTACTTCAATAATTCTCTATGGGCCGCCTGGGACTGGGAAAACTACAATTGCACATGTGATTGCTAACGCTACAGGCAAGACTTTCAAAACCATAAATGCTACAATTGCAGGTGTAAACGATATAAAGAAGATTATAGAAGAAGCCAAGATTGAGTTTTCTCAAACAGGTAGAAAGACAATTCTCTTTATTGACGAGATACACAGGTTTAACAAACTTCAGCAGGATGCACTTTTGCCTTCTGTAGAAGAAGGAATAATAATCTTGATTGGGGCAACAACCGAAAATCCTTTTTATGAAGTCAATAAAGCGCTTGTGTCAAGGTCTTTGGTATTTGAGCTTTTTCCACTTAAAGAGGAAGATATATTAAAGATTATTGAAAGAGCAATTTCGGATAAAGAAAATGGACTTGGTGAGCTGAATATCCAAATAGAAGATGATGCTAAAAAGCTAATAGCAAAGCTCTCAGGTGGAGATGCAAGGGTTGCTTTAAACATCTTAGAAGCTGTAGTGTATTCTTCTCAAGCTCAAGACGACGGCAAGATTTATATTTCCCAGGAATCTGTCATAAATCTTTCAAATAGGAAAACAGCATTGTACGATGCTACAGGAGATATGCACTACGACACCATTTCTGCGTTTATAAAAAGTGTAAGAGGGTCTGACCCGGATGCAGCACTGTTTTACTTGGCAAAGATGCTTGACAGTGGAGAGGATATAAAGTTTATCGCAAGAAGACTTATAATATTGGCAGCAGAAGACATTGGTTTGGCAGACCCGATGGCGCTCACAATCGCAGTTTCTGCAGCAATGGCATGTGAATTTGTGGGAATGCCTGAAGCAAGAATTATTTTGTCTGAGGCGACGATCTATCTTGCATGTGCTCCAAAAAGCAACTCTGCATATTTGGCAATTGAAAGGGCGTTAGAAGATGCTAAAAATGTGAGTATAAAAAGTATTCCTATGCACCTTAGAATGGCAACACAGGGAGAAGAAAAGCTCGGACATGGCATTGGGTACTTGTATCCTCATGACTATAAAAATCACTGGGTTTCTCAACAGTATCTACCTGATGAGCTTGTTGGCAGAAGATACTATTTTCCAACTGAGATGGGAAAAGAAAAGTTTATAGCTGAATTTATTAAGAAGTTGAAAGAACAGTTTGATAGCTAA
- a CDS encoding serine hydroxymethyltransferase, protein MYFYDLVKGTDPEIAEAIKSELKRQQNKIELIASENFVSSAVMAAMGSPLTNKYAEGYPGRRYYGGCEYIDVVESIAIERAKKLFGAEHANVQPHSGAQANMAVYFAVLNPGDTILGMNLSHGGHLTHGSPVNFSGKLYNIVSYGVDPETETINYDEVLKLAKEHRPKLILAGASAYPRVIDFKKFREIADEVGAYLMVDMAHIAGLVAAGLHPSPVEYADFVTTTTHKTLRGPRGGLILCKEKYAKLIDKTIFPGIQGGPLEHVIAAKAVALKEAMTEEFKNYQVQILKNAKALSTRLIERGFRLVSGGTDNHLMLVDLRNKGITGKDAEKILDEHNITCNKNAIPFDTQSPMITSGIRLGTPAVTTRGFKEEDMIEVADIIHDALTNSDTKENILSRVKALCEKHPLYKEFDE, encoded by the coding sequence ATGTACTTTTACGATTTAGTGAAAGGCACTGACCCAGAAATAGCTGAGGCAATAAAGAGCGAGCTTAAAAGACAGCAGAATAAAATTGAGCTTATTGCATCTGAGAACTTTGTTTCAAGCGCAGTAATGGCAGCAATGGGTTCACCTTTGACAAATAAATATGCAGAAGGATATCCAGGAAGAAGATATTATGGTGGATGCGAATATATCGATGTTGTTGAATCTATAGCAATTGAGAGAGCTAAAAAGCTGTTTGGAGCTGAACATGCTAATGTTCAGCCGCACTCAGGTGCACAGGCAAACATGGCTGTGTATTTTGCGGTATTAAATCCGGGCGATACTATCCTTGGAATGAATCTTTCGCATGGTGGACATCTGACTCATGGCAGCCCTGTGAACTTTTCAGGAAAACTTTACAATATTGTTTCATATGGAGTTGACCCTGAGACAGAAACAATTAACTATGATGAAGTTTTAAAACTTGCAAAGGAGCACAGACCAAAACTTATCTTGGCAGGCGCATCGGCGTATCCGAGAGTAATCGATTTTAAAAAGTTCAGAGAGATAGCTGATGAAGTGGGAGCTTATTTGATGGTAGATATGGCTCACATTGCTGGGCTTGTTGCTGCAGGGCTTCATCCATCACCTGTTGAATATGCTGATTTTGTTACAACCACAACACACAAAACGCTCAGAGGTCCACGTGGTGGCCTTATTCTTTGCAAAGAGAAGTATGCAAAATTAATTGATAAGACCATTTTCCCTGGCATTCAAGGTGGACCGCTTGAACATGTAATAGCTGCAAAAGCTGTTGCTCTCAAAGAAGCTATGACAGAAGAGTTCAAAAACTACCAGGTTCAAATATTGAAAAATGCAAAGGCTCTGAGTACAAGACTTATTGAAAGAGGATTCAGACTTGTGAGTGGTGGAACTGATAATCATTTAATGTTGGTAGATTTGAGAAATAAAGGCATTACAGGGAAAGATGCTGAAAAGATATTGGATGAGCACAATATAACATGTAACAAAAACGCAATTCCTTTTGATACCCAAAGTCCAATGATAACAAGCGGGATAAGACTTGGGACGCCGGCTGTTACAACCCGAGGGTTTAAAGAAGAGGATATGATTGAGGTTGCAGATATCATCCATGATGCTTTGACAAATTCTGATACCAAAGAGAATATTTTGAGCAGGGTGAAAGCTCTTTGCGAAAAACATCCTTTGTATAAAGAATTTGATGAATAA